A section of the Coleofasciculus chthonoplastes PCC 7420 genome encodes:
- a CDS encoding ferritin-like domain-containing protein codes for MNNLHHNQRQHKHRRHRQTTLETGNHRRRRRGCRFPGVVLGTMVLTCSSAFAETASQQPSNVVYQLNPETQAALVEAIEDEYKARAFYEAVINKFGSVRPFSNIVHAEARHAQRLAALFMKYGVPVPADTFTGTIEAPDSLKAACQISIDGEIENLKMYDRFSSFVQEPDIVAAFSQLRNASANRHLPAFERCYRRL; via the coding sequence ATGAATAACCTTCACCATAACCAAAGGCAGCACAAGCATCGTCGGCATCGCCAGACAACCCTAGAGACGGGCAACCATCGGCGACGACGCAGAGGGTGTCGATTCCCTGGCGTGGTTTTGGGAACAATGGTGCTGACATGCAGCAGCGCCTTCGCTGAAACTGCGTCACAACAACCCAGTAATGTTGTGTATCAACTCAACCCCGAAACCCAAGCCGCGTTGGTTGAAGCCATCGAAGATGAATATAAAGCCCGCGCTTTCTACGAAGCAGTTATCAATAAGTTCGGTAGTGTGCGACCATTTAGTAATATTGTTCACGCCGAAGCCAGACACGCTCAACGATTGGCAGCCCTGTTCATGAAGTATGGAGTGCCAGTACCAGCAGATACGTTTACTGGAACGATTGAGGCACCCGATAGCCTAAAAGCCGCCTGTCAAATCAGCATAGACGGCGAAATCGAGAATCTCAAAATGTACGATCGCTTTTCATCCTTTGTTCAGGAACCTGATATCGTTGCAGCTTTCTCCCAATTGCGTAACGCTTCCGCTAATCGCCATTTACCTGCTTTTGAGCGCTGTTATCGTCGATTGTAA
- a CDS encoding cyclic nucleotide-binding domain-containing protein, producing MSASPIEQLPLQPTHDVGTTLDDQAIQECCNWLSFHRVWGELSDAAIQAMARAFQPLTVEPNCEIYRQGLQPAGLYLLKWGTVEIYRHSLVGRTHITYRNAGETFGYVPLVENQDTASYRASAVALTKSEIWFLGQTEFRTLCRTYPDFQGAINTLLAQDLANFAMRMAKEQARIQGLQRYIQPVPRGEDIIGTSKATKKLRSQIQQAQDDLKPVMFQAPAGSGKTFLAGLIHAGSSLQNRQFAEIDCAELPKTEAGAVNTDALFGKQGEQLGVIELLERGSLLIDNIHLLTPQERDRLIHFIKTGSFTPNPNPEPEESSPPPLVQSWVRLILASPQKIALSGVDVHTIKLFSLPQRKGDIPEFARYFLHKFCRQREEILQLDQANLRRLISYDYPGNIAELAGILQRAVLMTPAGQSVIPEQVLWSVESKKNAFRVDLLNQLPWLRKFLLSDWWPQRFWFIVMAIFIPVTVMGYIGPQSRDASITLNFFWAWWWPLYLFLFAFVGRLWCAICPFMITGEWIRKVSLWIFPRQLLPWPTKWLNKWGAWVLFAGFVAIYLWEKLWDLPHTPYLSSWLLVAIAAGAVICSVIYERRLWCRYLCPIGGMNGMFAKLSMIEVRSVQQVCGSQCSTFGCYKGSEATPVNFSNPLPNEGQATGGCPLYSHPAQLQDNRDCVLCMTCLKACPNRSVQFNLRFPAVDLLENHQGFWAEVALMLLLFGGVFMHYSHRILGWLGVGNIPLDSEHLLTAFPVVTLLLLIPFVATYLTHQLARLFDKEMPDYLKVIYAYLPMMLAANLAYYVPAGITEAGQILPVIARTFGYSGANLPTLTWSMDVASFLQGVTLLSILAFSIYPLLKITQRPFWNNLPHLVLMAGFTVVFFELMIG from the coding sequence ATGTCAGCCAGCCCAATTGAACAACTCCCTCTCCAACCTACCCATGATGTCGGAACTACTCTAGATGATCAAGCAATTCAGGAATGCTGCAACTGGTTGAGTTTTCACCGAGTTTGGGGCGAACTTAGCGATGCTGCGATTCAAGCCATGGCGAGGGCATTTCAACCCTTGACAGTGGAACCGAATTGCGAAATCTATCGCCAAGGATTACAGCCAGCGGGTTTGTATCTACTCAAATGGGGAACTGTGGAGATTTATCGCCATTCTCTGGTGGGTAGAACCCATATTACCTATCGCAATGCGGGGGAAACCTTTGGCTATGTGCCATTAGTAGAAAACCAAGACACCGCTAGCTATCGCGCCAGCGCCGTCGCCCTGACAAAGAGTGAAATTTGGTTCCTCGGACAAACTGAGTTTCGTACCCTCTGTCGCACCTATCCAGACTTTCAAGGGGCAATTAATACCCTATTGGCGCAAGACTTAGCCAACTTTGCCATGCGAATGGCAAAGGAACAGGCGAGAATTCAGGGGTTACAGCGCTATATTCAGCCCGTACCCAGGGGAGAAGATATCATTGGTACGAGTAAAGCCACCAAAAAACTGCGATCGCAGATTCAACAAGCCCAGGATGACCTAAAACCTGTCATGTTTCAAGCCCCAGCCGGGAGTGGCAAAACCTTCTTGGCGGGGTTAATTCATGCTGGTTCATCCCTGCAAAACCGTCAGTTTGCCGAAATTGACTGCGCTGAGTTACCCAAAACTGAAGCGGGTGCGGTGAATACCGATGCCCTATTTGGTAAACAGGGAGAACAACTGGGGGTGATTGAACTGCTGGAACGGGGGAGTTTACTGATTGATAATATCCATCTCTTAACCCCCCAAGAGCGCGATCGCCTAATTCACTTTATCAAAACAGGCAGCTTTACCCCCAATCCCAACCCCGAACCTGAGGAATCCTCACCGCCACCCCTTGTCCAATCCTGGGTGCGCCTGATCCTCGCCAGTCCCCAAAAAATCGCCCTATCTGGGGTAGATGTTCATACCATCAAACTCTTTAGCCTCCCCCAACGTAAAGGAGATATTCCCGAATTTGCTCGCTATTTCCTCCATAAATTCTGTCGCCAACGCGAGGAAATCCTGCAACTGGATCAAGCCAATTTGCGCCGTTTAATCAGTTATGATTATCCGGGAAATATTGCCGAACTCGCAGGAATTCTGCAACGCGCCGTCTTGATGACACCCGCCGGACAATCGGTGATTCCAGAACAGGTTCTTTGGTCTGTAGAATCAAAGAAAAATGCCTTCCGTGTCGATTTACTCAACCAACTACCTTGGTTACGTAAATTTCTCTTAAGTGACTGGTGGCCCCAACGGTTCTGGTTTATCGTCATGGCGATTTTTATCCCAGTGACAGTGATGGGATATATTGGTCCGCAAAGCCGAGATGCCAGTATTACGTTGAATTTTTTCTGGGCATGGTGGTGGCCCCTCTACCTCTTTTTATTTGCCTTTGTCGGTCGCCTTTGGTGTGCAATATGTCCGTTTATGATTACAGGGGAATGGATTAGAAAAGTCTCCCTATGGATATTTCCGCGCCAACTCTTACCGTGGCCCACGAAATGGTTAAATAAATGGGGCGCTTGGGTGTTATTTGCCGGATTTGTAGCGATTTATTTGTGGGAGAAACTCTGGGATTTACCTCATACGCCTTACCTGTCCTCTTGGCTATTAGTCGCAATTGCTGCGGGTGCGGTGATTTGTAGTGTCATTTATGAACGCCGCCTCTGGTGTCGCTATCTCTGTCCCATTGGTGGAATGAATGGGATGTTTGCCAAACTTTCTATGATTGAAGTGCGATCGGTTCAGCAAGTTTGTGGGAGTCAATGCAGTACCTTTGGCTGTTATAAAGGTAGTGAGGCGACACCTGTTAATTTTAGTAATCCCTTACCGAATGAAGGACAAGCCACAGGAGGATGTCCTCTCTATTCTCATCCGGCTCAGTTACAGGATAATCGAGATTGTGTGTTATGTATGACCTGTCTTAAGGCTTGTCCGAACCGTTCAGTACAGTTCAATTTGCGATTTCCGGCGGTGGATTTATTGGAGAATCATCAAGGGTTTTGGGCAGAAGTGGCGTTGATGTTGCTCTTATTTGGCGGCGTCTTTATGCACTATTCGCACCGGATTCTGGGATGGTTGGGTGTTGGGAATATACCCTTAGATTCTGAGCATTTGTTGACGGCGTTCCCTGTGGTAACGTTGTTGCTGTTGATTCCCTTTGTCGCCACCTATTTGACACATCAACTGGCGCGTTTATTTGACAAAGAAATGCCAGATTATTTAAAGGTCATTTATGCCTATCTGCCCATGATGTTAGCGGCGAATTTAGCCTATTATGTGCCAGCCGGAATTACGGAAGCCGGTCAGATTCTGCCCGTTATTGCTCGTACTTTTGGTTATTCTGGCGCGAATTTGCCAACGTTAACCTGGAGTATGGATGTGGCGAGTTTTTTACAGGGGGTGACGTTGCTTTCAATTTTAGCGTTCAGCATCTATCCGTTGTTAAAAATTACCCAACGTCCGTTCTGGAACAATTTACCTCATTTGGTGCTGATGGCTGGTTTTACCGTGGTTTTCTTTGAATTAATGATCGGGTGA
- a CDS encoding RNA-guided endonuclease InsQ/TnpB family protein, which translates to MKRSKDTFKLNYQYRIVPNSQQVYQLNEWLYKLCRIHNLMLEERFNWWERNRHSVNACMIFVTHLPELKDQPSYYSQKRANHWSRESCKHLYDGVHSQVIQEAIKRVEDTFSRFIKGDLNGKRSGKPRFKSVRRYRTFAIPQLKPDCLAVTSNPHRRKNGSTRRDIAYISLPKVGQVKLIYHRPIPEGFTIKAALVSRRADGWYIILTLEDKAVPTLKSPKIEATEENSLGLDVGLEKFWTASDGEVEPIQQHYRKSESKLTKLANCKDSKPHKSASRRKLAKKLSRHHQKLQRKRKQFHYESATILVNRDEQVFFVEDIKPGNLSRKNKTKQDENGKYLPNGQSAKSGLNKSIADAGWGQFLSILAYKAAKAGKAIVKVKPHNTSQVCSCCDRLVQKDLSIRIHKCLCGLILDRDWNAAINIKRVGLGIFPTIKRPKRSRKAATKEAYTIPV; encoded by the coding sequence TTGAAGCGAAGCAAAGACACGTTTAAACTGAATTATCAGTATCGGATTGTACCGAATAGTCAACAAGTTTATCAGTTAAACGAATGGCTGTATAAGTTGTGCCGAATACACAATCTGATGCTAGAGGAACGGTTTAACTGGTGGGAGCGTAACCGCCACTCAGTCAATGCGTGCATGATTTTTGTCACTCATCTACCAGAGCTTAAAGACCAACCAAGTTACTATTCCCAGAAACGGGCTAACCATTGGTCAAGAGAATCTTGCAAGCACCTATATGATGGGGTTCATTCACAGGTAATACAGGAAGCGATTAAACGAGTAGAGGATACCTTTAGTCGGTTTATTAAAGGCGATCTAAATGGAAAACGAAGCGGAAAACCTCGGTTCAAGTCGGTGCGGCGATACCGGACATTTGCTATTCCTCAGCTAAAACCGGACTGCCTCGCCGTTACTTCTAATCCTCATCGACGGAAAAACGGTAGTACGCGGCGCGACATTGCCTACATCAGCCTGCCCAAGGTAGGTCAGGTGAAGCTCATCTATCATCGCCCAATTCCGGAGGGGTTTACAATTAAAGCGGCATTAGTATCACGCCGCGCCGATGGTTGGTACATAATCTTAACCCTAGAAGATAAAGCCGTTCCGACGCTGAAATCACCAAAGATAGAAGCAACAGAGGAGAATTCTCTAGGCTTGGATGTTGGCTTAGAAAAGTTTTGGACGGCATCAGATGGTGAGGTCGAACCAATTCAGCAACATTATCGTAAGTCTGAATCAAAGCTGACAAAATTGGCTAACTGTAAAGACAGTAAACCTCACAAATCTGCATCGCGGCGAAAGCTAGCCAAAAAGCTATCCAGGCATCATCAAAAGCTGCAAAGGAAGCGGAAGCAATTTCATTATGAGTCAGCTACCATCCTAGTAAATCGGGATGAGCAAGTGTTTTTTGTAGAGGACATTAAACCGGGAAACCTGTCTCGAAAAAACAAGACAAAACAAGATGAAAACGGAAAATATTTACCCAATGGACAAAGTGCTAAATCAGGTTTAAACAAGTCAATTGCTGATGCTGGCTGGGGTCAATTTCTATCAATTCTTGCTTACAAAGCTGCAAAAGCTGGTAAGGCAATAGTGAAAGTTAAACCCCACAATACAAGCCAGGTATGCTCTTGTTGTGATCGCCTAGTTCAAAAAGATTTATCAATCCGAATACATAAATGTTTGTGTGGGTTGATTCTAGATAGAGATTGGAACGCGGCGATCAATATCAAGAGAGTTGGGCTGGGCATATTCCCAACTATAAAACGCCCCAAGCGTAGCCGCAAGGCTGCGACGAAGGAAGCCTACACTATACCCGTTTAG